The DNA window CGGACCCATGCGCCGGCCCAGAGGGGTTCGATGTCGTCGAGGGGGCGGCCAGCAGCACGCTCGGCGGCCCGTCGGGCCTCTTCCAGGGTTCGGGCGCCGCCAGCAAAGGCATCGGGCTTCCGGAATGGCTCGCGTGTAGGTGCCCCCGTCCACCACGCACACCAGAGATAGCGGCGGCGCTTGGTGGTGGTGATCGAGAGGTGTCCGGGCGGGAGGCTCGTCATGCTGTCAGCGAGGCGTACGGAGAGGGCTCGGCAGCGCGAGCATAGCGCCCGTCAGGCCCCGAACGCGCCCATGAACAGAGATCAGCGCTGCCGTCGCGGCGGATCGGCGAGCGTCAGACTGCTGACGACGAGGACGCTGGCTCAAGCGCCTGCGGTGACGGGTGCCGGAGGAGGAGCCGGGTGTCCTTCCAGCACCAGATAAACTCCGCCACTGAAAGGAATGCCCAGCTTGATGCGCCAGCCCTCGTGGAGCAACGCGGGCAGGGCGTGGCCGTCGTAGCGGGGATCCTGCTGCTGAGGATCACCGTCGAGGAGGTGGGACGAGCTGCCCGTGACCTTGACGACCCGCTCCCCCGCCACCGCGTTTGCCATCCCGACGGTCGACATCTGCATCATCTGCTCTCTCATGGGCTCCTCCCAGCGAACCTAATCGCCAGAGGGGCAAGCGGTAGCGGGGCCTCCCCCGGATGGCGTTCAGCCACGGCCGTTCGAGCGCCCGCTCTTCAGCGACCCGATGCGGTTGCTGGGACCCGACGCCGGTTCTGGCCGTCACTCCGTGCCTGCGAGCCGAACAGGAACATTGCGCTCACAACAGAAACAATCAACTAGTGTTGAGTGACACTTGACGCTTTTCAGCGCGCTCTCTAGCGCTGGAGACATGTCCCCATGGCCCTTCATGGCCCCCTGGCCTTCGGTGAGTGCCCGCCTCGACACCTTCCGGCGGGACCTGTCGACCGTGGCGAACGATGTCCTCGGTCGACCAAGAACCTCCTTTGAATGGCGCGTCCCGCTGGCTCGACATCTGGCGATGGGGCTGCCACGACGAGCGCTCCTGACGCCCCGCACGGTCCGGATCGAGCGCGTGATCCGTGAAACGGAAGAGGCCGTGACGCTGCACCTGGTGGATCCAGAGGGGTCCCCGTTCGTTTTCCTTCCAGGACAGTTCCTGACGCTCCTCGTCGAGCTCGAGGGGGAGACGCTGCGGCGGGCTTACTCCATCTGCTCAGGACTCGACGAACCGACGGGAGGGGTCGCCGTCACTGTGAAGCGGGTCCCGAACGGGCGTGTGTCGAGCCTCCTCGTTACCCAGGCGCGTCCAGGAGATCTGCTGGGTGTCCTGGGCCCTTCGGGGAACTTCACCGTATCTCCGGACGCGGCGCGGCGTCGGGACCTGGTCTTGATCGGCGGAGGGAGCGGTATCACGCCGCTGTTCTCCATGGCGCAGAGCGTTCTCGCGCGAGAGCCAGCGAGCACGGTGCGGCTGCTCTTCGCCAATCGCTCCTGGGATGAGATCATTTTCCGCGCTGCGCTCGAGTCGCTCGAGGAGACGTACTCCGGCCGGTTCACGGTGCGTCACGTGCTGGAGTCTGCTCCCGAGGGGTGGCAGGGCGGGCTCGGGCGGCTGGACGTCGAAGGATGCACAGCGGAGCTGGAGGGGCTCGCAGGAGCGATCGACGAGACGCTGGAGCCGCCAGAGTTCTTCGTCTGCGGGCCGGAAGGACTGATGGCGGTGGTCCGAGACGCGCTGCGCGCCCTCCGTGTACCAGCCTCCCGGATCCACGAGGAGCGCTTCGCCTCTCCCGGTCAGCTCACGTCACCCGCCTCATCCAGCTCACCAGGCCAGAGCGCAGGCTCCACCACGGCGAGCGCCCCTCAGCCACTCACCCTGGGCGGGCGTGGGCAAGGGCGGACGGTGGTCGCAAGCGCAGGACAGACCCTCCTCGAAGCAGGACTCGGCGCAGGCGTCGCGATGCCTTTCTCGTGCGCCGTGGGAGGTTGCGGCGCGTGCAAGGTGAGGCTCGTGCTCGGAAGCGTGGAGATGGAGGAGCCGAATTGCTTGAGCTCGGAAGAGCGAGCGCGTGGGTTCGTTCTCGCCTGTGCGTCGAGGGCGACGAGCGCCGTCACGGTCGAGGTGCCGTGATGGACACGACGGTCGAGGACACGCTGGACCGGCAGCGCTTCCCCTACAAGATGAAGGACCTCTGCGAGAAGACGGGGCTGCCCCGACAGGTGGTCCACTTCTACATCCAGCAAGGGCTGGTGCCCGAGGGGCACAAGACAGGCCGCAACATGGCCTACTACGGAGACGAGCACGTCGAACGGATCCTCTTCGTGCGGAAGCTCCAGCACGAACGCTTCCTGCCCTT is part of the Chondromyces crocatus genome and encodes:
- a CDS encoding ferredoxin--NADP reductase, whose product is MIRETEEAVTLHLVDPEGSPFVFLPGQFLTLLVELEGETLRRAYSICSGLDEPTGGVAVTVKRVPNGRVSSLLVTQARPGDLLGVLGPSGNFTVSPDAARRRDLVLIGGGSGITPLFSMAQSVLAREPASTVRLLFANRSWDEIIFRAALESLEETYSGRFTVRHVLESAPEGWQGGLGRLDVEGCTAELEGLAGAIDETLEPPEFFVCGPEGLMAVVRDALRALRVPASRIHEERFASPGQLTSPASSSSPGQSAGSTTASAPQPLTLGGRGQGRTVVASAGQTLLEAGLGAGVAMPFSCAVGGCGACKVRLVLGSVEMEEPNCLSSEERARGFVLACASRATSAVTVEVP